In a single window of the Fusarium falciforme chromosome 3, complete sequence genome:
- a CDS encoding Protein arg-6, mitochondrial, translating to MLPAGVRRAAAVTARIATVARVGTRAAPTQDRCTNRRALSTSRALLTSSPGRDRTREIVAQTVSSIGSKREGQQYLKLFTSVSSQKFAVIKVGGAILTEYLDELCRSLLFLYELGLYPVIVHGAGPQLNRLLEEAGVEPQFEEGIRVTDAKTLGVARKLFLEENLKLIDRLDELGVATRSISGAFMADYLDKEKWQYVGKITKVNKEAIEKSIEAGYIPVLTSMAESEDGRLLNVNADVAAAELARALEPLKVVYLSEKGGLFDGDGEKISAINLDAEFDHLMSQPWCRYGTRLKIKEIKELLDTLPRSSSVAIIHPSDLQKELFTDSGAGTLIRRGDKVQKVESVSEISDLAKFKQTLVRDREGLDAEATVDRFVDLLGEKKFSAYYDDGMQCLAVVLPVSEERPIATLATLNITKSGWLSNIAENVFAAIKKDHPSLAWTVSEEDENLTWFFEKADGSFNKNGSVLFYYGCDLRSDALVPVYDDFVAHGRAMLGDTNLESRLRSAAQTASKALNASQSRT from the coding sequence ATGTTGCCCGCCGGTGTTCGACGAGCTGCCGCCGTCACTGCCCGTATCGCTACCGTCGCCCGCGTCGGCACGAGGGCTGCTCCGACCCAGGACCGATGCACGAACCGACGAGCCCTCTCGACGAGCCGAGCGCTCCTGACCTCTTCGCCTGGCCGAGATAGGACCCGAGAGATTGTTGCGCAGACAGTGAGCAGCATTGGCAGCAAGCGTGAGGGCCAGCAGTACCTCAAGCTCTTCACCTCGGTCTCGTCCCAAAAGTTCGCCGTCATCAAGGTCGGTGGTGCTATCCTTACCGAGTATCTCGACGAGCTCTGCCGCAGCTTGCTGTTTCTCTACGAGCTCGGCCTCTATCCTGTTATTGTCCATGGTGCTGGTCCGCAGCTCAACCGCCTGCTGGAGGAGGCCGGTGTCGAGCCCCAGTTCGAGGAGGGCATCCGGGTCACCGACGCCAAGACTCTGGGTGTTGCTCGCAAGCTCTTCCTTGAGGAGAACCTGAAGCTCATTGATcgccttgatgagcttggtgttgctACCCGATCCATCAGCGGTGCCTTCATGGCCGACTATCTCGACAAGGAGAAGTGGCAGTATGTTGGAAAGATCACCAAGGTCAATAAGGAGGCCATTGAGAAGTCTATTGAGGCTGGTTATATCCCCGTCCTGACCTCTATGGCTGAGTCTGAGGATGGCCGTCTCCTCAACGTCAACGCCGATGTCGCTGCCGCTGAACTTGCCCGTGCCTTGGAGCCCTTGAAGGTTGTGTATCTGTCTGAGAAGGGAGGACTgtttgatggtgatggcgagaAGATCTCAGCCATCAACTTGGACGCCGAGTTTGACCACCTCATGTCCCAGCCCTGGTGCCGATATGGAACGCGactcaagatcaaggagatcaaggagcttctcgacaCCCTTCCTCGCAGCTCCTCGGTTGCCATCATCCACCCCAGTGATCTGCAGAAGGAGCTGTTCACCGACTCCGGTGCCGGTACCCTGATCCGCCGCGGTGACAAGGTTCAGAAGGTCGAATCCGTCAGCGAGATCAGCGATCTTGCCAAGTTCAAGCAGACCTTGGTCCGTGACCGggagggccttgatgccgAGGCTACTGTTGACCGATTCGTCGATCTCCTTGGTGAGAAGAAGTTCAGCGCCTACTACGATGATGGCATGCAGTGCTTGGCTGTTGTTCTTCCTGTCAGCGAGGAGCGACCTATCGCCACTCTGGCTActctcaacatcaccaagtcTGGTTGGTTGAGCAACATTGCTGAGAACGTGTTTGCCGCCATCAAGAAGGACCACCCTAGCCTGGCCTGGACTGtcagcgaggaggacgagaacCTGACCTGGTTCTTCGAGAAGGCTGATGGAAGCTTCAACAAGAACGGAAGCGTCCTGTTTTACTACGGATGTGATCTCCGCTCCGACGCCCTCGTCCCCGTCTACGACGACTTTGTCGCCCACGGCCGAGCCATGCTCGGCGACACCAACCTCGAGTCCCGGCTCCGCAGCGCCGCCCAGACTGCCAGCAAGGCTCTCAACGCCTCACAGAGCCGAACCTAA
- a CDS encoding RRM domain-containing protein, giving the protein MASRSPSRGRYRSRTRSPTPRSEYSRSPQRRPRHDSRSPARSPTPPRRNGRYRSRSRSRSWSRGRDRDRGRDCSERGRSGSPLAKSTKIVVERLSKNINEQHLYEIFGQFGRIRDLDLPINRTFGTNRGTAYILFDYEADAEAAIAHMHEAQVDGATINVSIVLPRRKLSPAPPTARRGANIDPRVPFAGPRGGPPGMGAGGGGGGRRRMSPGSRFGPRSDVYRPGSRSPSRSSAGPPPSRGGGSRYRSRSNNSYSSRSRSRSPAPRRRGGGGRHDEHDDRRRSDSRSSYGSHGDRSRSRSRRR; this is encoded by the exons ATGGCTTCGCGTTCGCCGTCGCGTGGCCGCTATCGGTCTCGCACTCGGTCGCCAACACCCCGATCAGAGTACTCGCGTTCTCCCCAGCGTCGTCCCCGTCATGACTCGCGTTCTCCTGCGCGATCGCCAACCCCGCCGCGCCGCAATGGTCGTTACAGGAGCCGCAGCCGTAGCCGCAGCTGGAGTCGTGGTCGTGACCGTGACCGTGGTCGTGACTGCAGTGAACGAGGCCGGAGTGGCTCCCCGCTCGCAAAGAGTACTAAG ATTGTGGTGGAGCGCCTGTCCAAGAACATCAACGAACAGCACCTCTACGAGATTTTCGGGCAATTCGGTCGCATCAGGGACCTGGATCTTCCCATTAATCGCACTT TTGGCACCAATCGTGGAACTGCATACATCCTCTTTGACTACGAGGCCGATGCTGAGGCCGCCATCGCCCACATGCATGAGGCGCAGGTGGACGGCGCGACCATCAACGTCTCTATAGTGCTTCCCCGCCGCAAGCTCTCTCCGGCTCCTCCCACCGCCAGGCGTGGAGCCAACATCGATCCCAGAGTTCCCTTCGCAGGGCCGCGTGGGGGTCCCCCCGGTATGGGTGCTGGAGGCGGCGGAGGGGGTCGTCGTCGCATGTCTCCAGGAAGTCGGTTTGGGCCTAGGTCGGACGTATACCGCCCAGGATCGCGCTCCCCTTCGAGATCGTCAGCTGGGCCACCTCCTTCGCGAGGTGGTGGGAGCCGGTATCGCAGTCGGTCCAACAACTCTTACTCATCCAGGTCACGCTCTAGATCCCCAGCTCCTAGACGGCGAGGGGGCGGCGGCCGCCATGACGAGCACGACGACAGACGCCGCAGCGACAGTCGTAGCAGCTACGGTAGCCACGGTGATCGGAGTCGATCTCGCAGCCGCCGCAGATGA
- a CDS encoding Synaptobrevin 2 → MPEQEAPYDPYIPSGQAGAQQGAGGNARTQALQAQIDDTVGVMRDNINKVSQRGERLDALQDKTDNLAVSAQGFRRGANRVRKQMWWKDMKMRMCLIVGIIILLVVIIVPIVVTKG, encoded by the exons ATGCCCGAGCAGGAAGCCCCCTACGACCCCTACATCCCCAGCGGCCAGGCCGGCGCTCAACAGGGTGCTGGCGGCAATGCCAGGACGCAGGCTCTCCAAGCT CAAATCGATGACACCGTCGGTGTGATGCgtgacaacatcaacaaggttTCCCAACGTGGCGAGCGACTCGATGCCCTTCAGGACAAAACCGACAATCTGGCCGTCTCGGCGCAAGGTTTCCGCCGGGGAGCCAACAGAGTTCGCAAGCAGATGTGGTGGAAGGACATGAAGATGCGCATGTGCCTGATTGTTGGTATCATTATCCTGCTGGTAGTTATTATTGTCCCTATTG TTGTGACCAAGGGTTGA
- a CDS encoding NmrA domain-containing protein: protein MSGLTVFVCGATGCQGGAVARYLRSKDVEVQALVRDPTSKKAHDLESIGVKLTPGDYDNKEAIGAAMAGCTSIFLVLMPDFTDLTKERTWAKNIYSAGKASGVKHAVFSSGFSANEPDKLAALKPGSFVDTVMRNKQVIEIETRTAGFEYWTVLRPGNFMANYFEPFVMMYPSLVKEGVWTTALTPATVLPKVDTVTIGRFGGEALLNPERFHEKEILYADEWLTPDEVMEKLSKAVGRELKTNYLTDEEIDAQKDTNPFITGQLIMRDMGKLTSLEEVKKWGIPLSSFDEFLEREKEAVRETYHKSS from the coding sequence ATGTCTGGCCTTACAGTCTTCGTTTGTGGTGCCACTGGCTGCCAAGGTGGCGCTGTAGCTCGCTACCTTCGATCAAAGGACGTCGAAGTCCAAGCCCTCGTCCGGGACCCAACATCCAAGAAAGCCCATGACCTAGAGTCCATCGGAGTCAAGCTCACTCCCGGTGACTACGACAACAAGGAAGCTATCGGGGCAGCCATGGCAGGCTGCACCTCCATCTTCCTGGTCCTCATGCCCGACTTTACGGACTTGACCAAGGAGCGGACCTGGGCCAAGAACATCTACAGCGCTGGCAAAGCGTCTGGTGTGAAGCACGCTGTGTTTTCTAGTGGGTTTAGCGCAAATGAGCCTGACAAGCTTGCGGCTCTGAAGCCTGGTAGCTTCGTCGACACGGTGATGAGAAACAAGCAAGTCATTGAAATCGAAACCCGTACGGCCGGCTTTGAGTACTGGACAGTGTTGCGCCCTGGTAACTTCATGGCAAACTACTTCGAGCCCTTTGTCATGATGTACCCGAGCCTCGTCAAGGAGGGAGTCTGGACGACGGCACTCACACCCGCAACCGTCCTGCCCAAGGTCGACACGGTTACGATCGGCAGGTTCGGCGGCGAGGCGCTCCTGAACCCGGAACGCTTCCACGAAAAGGAGATCCTCTACGCCGATGAATGGCTCACACCGGATGAGGTTATGGAGAAGCTTTCCAAGGCCGTGGGTCGAGAGCTCAAGACAAACTACCTGACTGACGAGGAGATCGACGCCCAGAAGGACACCAACCCCTTTATCACCGGGCAGCTTATTATGCGGGACATGGGAAAGCTTACTAGCCTGGAGGAGGTAAAGAAGTGGGGGATTCCTCTCAGTTCGTTTGACGAGTTTCTGGagcgggagaaggaggctgtTCGGGAGACCTATCACAAGTCTAGCTGA
- a CDS encoding Mannan endo-1,6-alpha-mannosidase gives MRLTWGSEPRLGAGALMATLLMMLNGLLAAAYELDPNSTSSITSIAKDIAADLVGMYHGHEPGGTPGLLPEPYYWWYTGAMMGSLIDYWAYTGDDEYVALTKQALLFQVGDHNDYMPLNQTRTEGNDDQGFWGLAVMSAAEYNFPHPEPDEPQWLALAQAVFNTQAARWDTEHCGGGLRWQIFQWNNGYDYKNSISQACFFALGARLALFTGNSSYADWAETTYDWMEKVKFIDPKSFYVYDGAHTGNSCSKIVPYQFSYNAGGFILGAAAMYNFTESQVWKDRLDNLLEGVKIFFAGPEKNIMSEVACEPVKLCNLDQQSFKAYLSRWLAVTTQWAPYTADMIMPLLRTSAVAATKVCTGGSNKRMCGLYWTKNKFEGSTSVGQQMAALEVTLSCMIQSRPAPLTQDTGGTSKGDPGGGSADIGRTTPEVDWDPITGGDKAGASILTILLAVGLVAFTVWMFLDETSNKGVVPQFQGFSSSVVAAVTTLAAGGSLAAALGFRREKDEVREKPSTIFQTTGDHSSQTSGDKQMAVERQPVPIGAVRSGTPGQHRRVSSMPLGWPHNPTMRGSAAYDLDGTHPGSGRQSRVDSERGESSSTPSSSNEANRSYIPHEIPVGTALPLFDDPNQAFDGNGKAPASVQSAEPTSNVVENNDKAVAVGGENTTVPSPEQGDTSARAEATSSAEEQARPTETPQKNKAGSPETIGVAH, from the exons ATGCGTCTGACATGGGGATCGGAGCCTAGGCTCGGGGCCGGCGCGCTCATGGCGACTCTGCTGATGATGCTCAAtggcctcctcgccgccgcctaCGAACTGGATCCCAACTCGACTT CTTCCATCACGTCCATCGCAAAGGACATTGCCGCCGACTTGGTCGGCATGTATCACGGCCATGAGCCTGGCGGTACCCCAGGCCTGCTCCCCGAGCCTTACTACT GGTGGTATACCGGTGCCATGATGGGATCCCTCATCGATTACTGGGCCTACACAGGCGACGACGAATACGTTGCCCTTACCAAGCAGGCACTGCTCTTCCAAGTCGGCGACCACAATGATTACATGCCCCTCAACCAGACCAGAACCGAAGGAAACGATGATCAGGGATTCTGGGGTCTCGCCGTCATGTCGGCCGCCGAATACAATTTTCCTCATCCTGAACCCGATGAGCCGCAATggctcgccctcgcccaggCCGTCTTCAACACCCAAGCCGCTCGTTGGGATACGGAGCACTGTGGCGGTGGTTTGCGATGGCAGATCTTCCAG TGGAACAACGGTTACGACTACAAAAATTCCATTTCTCAAGCATGTTTCTTCGCCTTGGGCGCGCGTCTCGCCCTCTTCACCGGCAATAGCAGTTATGCAGATTGGGCCGAGACCACCTATGACTGGATGGAGAAGGTCAAATTCATCGACCCCAAGTCATTCTACGTGTATGACGGCGCTCATACTGGAAACTCGTGCTCGAAGATCGTGCCGTACCAGTTTTCGTACAACGCTGGCGGTTTCATCCTCGGCGCTGCCGCCATGTACAACTTTACCGAGAGCCAAGTCTGGAAGGATCGCCTTGACAACCTCCTCGAAGGTGTCAAGATCTTCTTTGCGGGCCCCGAAAAGAACATCATGTCAGAGGTCGCCTGTGAGCCCGTCAAACTTTGCAACCTCGATCAACAGTCTTTCAAGGCATATCTGAGCCGATGGCTAGCTGTCACTACTCAGTGGGCCCCGTACACTGCCGACATGATCATGCCTCTCCTGCGAACCTCAGCTGTCGCCGCGACGAAGGTTTGTACCGGAGGAAGCAACAAACGAATGTGTGGTCTTTACTGGACCAAGAACAAGTTTGAAGGTAGTACGAGTGTCGGTCAGCAAATGGCCGCTTTGGAAGTCACTCTTTCGTGCATGATCCAGAGTCGACCCGCCCCCTTGACACAGGATACCGGAGGCACAAGTAAGGGTGACCCAGGTGGTGGCTCTGCGGATATTGGACGTACAACCCCTGAAGTCGACTGGGACCCCATCACTGGGGGAGACAAGGCAGGAGCTTCAATTCTCACAATTCTCCTCGCTGTTGGCCTCGTGGCCTTTACCGTTTGGATGTTCCTCGACGAGACATCAAATAAGGGCGTTGTTCCTCAGTTCCAGGGTTTCTCATCGTCGGTTGTTGCTGCGGTTACCACTCTGGCTGCTGGTGGAAGTCTCGCCGCGGCCCTGGGTTTCAGGCGCGAGAAGGACGAGGTCCGCGAAAAGCCCAGCACCATATTCCAAACGACCGGCGATCATAGTTCTCAGACAAGCGGTGACAAGCAGATGGCCGTCGAGCGACAACCGGTCCCTATTGGGGCTGTGCGCAGCGGAACCCCGGGGCAGCATCGTCGAGTGTCCAGCATGCCTTTGGGATGGCCACATAACCCAACAATGAGAGGAAGCGCCGCATATGACCTTGACGGTACCCATCCGGGATCAGGCCGACAGTCGCGGGTAGATTCCGAGCGAGGGGAGTCGAGCAGTACTCCTAGCAGCTCTAACGAGGCCAACCGAAGCTACATCCCTCACGAGATCCCGGTGGGAACCGCTCTTCCTCTGTTTGACGACCCCAACCAAGCGTTCGACGGGAATGGAAAGGCTCCGGCTAGCGTGCAATCTGCCGAGCCCACCAGTAATGTGGTCGAAAATAACGATAAAGCCGTGGCAGTTGGTGGCGAGAATACGACAGTGCCCAGCCCCGAACAGGGAGACACATCGGCCAGAGCGGAAGCGACTTCATCTGCAGAAGAGCAGGCTCGCCCTACCGAGACTCCTCAGAAAAACAAGGCGGGCTCACCGGAGACGATTGGAGTAGCACATTAA
- a CDS encoding Glycoside hydrolase family 16: MNQHRQNSQDHDTAGPGPTDISRTMSVDSNTHSAHPEPPNSGLRHSIEPVRGPGSAGNAGMFSIPEFSRPPSDYESSNGSGTQFEDRNRYFHSRRVKPGEIEKPWLEKTNPKEKWVTILPILAIFLGLVGSGFLVWDGIRSVVKNTYCPVLDEDFSGGLDPKIWTKEVEVGGYGNGQFEQTTNTDENVYVDNGNLIIKATLQNAKLMEKNNVINLFKDGSCTSKVWSNCIASTNLTAGNNSVVPPVKSGRINTKKGATIKYGRIEVTAKLPEGDWLWPAIWMLPVKSTYGPWPRSGEIDIIESRGNNWTYAQGGNDIVGSALHWGPNSANDGWWKTNNKRKALHTTYSAGFNMFGLEWSQKYLFTYVNTRLLQVTYTNFKKSMWKRGGFPDVDQNGTRLTDPWSASGELNAPFDQEFYLILNVAVGATNGWFEDGKSGKPWYDNSPTAKRDFWEARGEWYPTWKQPQMEVSRVVIMQQCNGDEEL; the protein is encoded by the exons ATGAACCAGCATCGACAAAACAGCCAAGATCATGACACGGCTGGCCCTGGTCCGACAGACATTTCACGAACCATGTCTGTCGACTCTAATACTCACTCAGCTCACCCAGAGCCACCAAACAGTGGCCTCCGTCACAGCATCGAGCCTGTTCGTGGACCAGGTTCGGCCGGAAACGCGGGCATGTTTAGCATCCCTGAGTTTTCACGCCCTCCCTCGGACTATGAGTCTTCCAATGGTTCCGGGACGCAATTCGAGGACCGGAACCGGTACTTCCATTCGCGAAGAGTCAAGCCTGGTGAGATTGAGAAGCCATGGCTGGAAAAGACCAACCCCAAGGAGAAGTGGGTGACAATTCTCCCAATCCTGGCCATCTTTCTCGGTCTTGTCGGCTCTGGGTTTCTCGTCTGGGATGGCATAAGGAGTGTTGTGAAAAACACTTACTGCCCTGTCCTGGATGAAGACTTTAGTGGAGGCTTGGATCCAAAGATTTGGACCAAGGAAGTTGAAGTTGGTGGATATGG CAATGGACAGTTCGAACAAACAACCAACACCGATGAGAATGTCTATGTCGACAACGgcaacctcatcatcaaggccaccCTCCAGAATGCAAAGTTGATGGAAAAGAACAACgtcatcaacctcttcaagGACGGCAGCTGTACCTCCAAGGTCTGGTCGAATTGTATTGCTTCAACCAACTTGACTGCGGGAAACAACAGTGTCGTCCCCCCAGTCAAGTCTGGtcgcatcaacaccaagaagggAGCTACTATCAAGTACGGCCGAATCGAAGTGACAGCCAAACTTCCCGAGGGCGACTGGTTGTGGCCTGCCATCTGGATGCTGCCTGTCAAGAGCACCTACGGCCCCTGGCCTAGATCCGGCGAGATTGACATCATTGAGTCGCGTGGAAACAACTGGACATACGCTCAAGGCGGAAACGACATTGTCGGTTCTGCCTTGCACTGGGGCCCTAACTCTGCCAACGACGGTTGGTGGAAGACCAACAACAAGCGAAAGGCTCTTCACACTACGTACAGTGCTGGCTTCAACATGTTTGGTCTAGAGTGGTCTCAAAAGTACCTGTTTACATATGTCAACACCCGCCTGCTCCAGGTCACCTACACCAACTTCAAGAAGTCTATGTGGAAGCGTGGCGGGTTTCCCGACGTCGATCAGAATGGCACTCGACTCACTGACCCCTGGTCCGCCTCGGGCGAGCTCAATGCACCGTTTGATCAGGAGTTCTATCTGATCCTCAACGTTGCTGTCGGCGCCACCAATGGCTGGTTCGAGGATGGTAAGTCTGGAAAGCCATGGTACGACAACTCGCCGACAGCTAAGAGAGACTTCTGGGAGGCTCGTGGCGAGTGGTATCCTACTTGGAAGCAGCCTCAAATGGAGGTTAGCCGTGTTGTTATAATGCAGCAGTGCAACGGCGATGAGGAGTTGTAG